A portion of the Verrucomicrobiota bacterium genome contains these proteins:
- a CDS encoding N-6 DNA methylase codes for MLDTDTKRRIDTARDLLVGKVPDPKSQVEQITIALIYKFMDDMDAEAEELGGKRKFFSGEYGKFGWAKLMQPGIGGHELLALYADGIAKMPENPGIPALFRDIFKNAYLPYRDPETLKSFLKVINEFSYDHSERLGDAFEYLLSVLGSQGDAGQFRTPRHIIDFIVEILAPRKEEVLLDPSCGTAGFLISAYKHILRSNTDAKGHNTLTPQQRGEMAKNFKGYDISPDMVRLSLVNLYLHGFTDPHIFEYDTLTDVARWNEFTDVILANPPFMSPKGGIRPHNRFSIQAKRSEVLFVDYIAEHLTPNGRAGIIVPEGIIFQSQNAYKDLRKMLVENSLVAVISLPAGCFNPYSGVKTSILLLDKSLARKSQTIAFFKVENDGYDLGAQRRPIQKNDLPKVQEELESYLATLRERKDPSDLTLTTALIVPKEKIGANGDYNLSGERYREGVNGNSSFPMVALGEVAELIRGITFGKADQLEHATENSILVATTKAAQQSGIVKEDLYHIHRNLVKDDSKLLRPGDILISTANSLNLLGRTTHVQSVRKPMSFGAFMSVIRPSDKILDGYLIHCLRTEYAFDFFIKNANTTTNISNLNLSTLGNLQIPLPPLDIQCEIVAEIEGYQKVINGARAVLDNYRPHIPINPAWPMVELGEISDSFQYGSSLKSLDSGDVVCLRMGNIQNGEIDWSDLKFAPKDEDLDKYLLSPNDVLFNRTNSPIHVGKTGIYRGGRPAVFAGYLIRINYQKDKVLGPYLNCCLNTKEAKDFCSRVKTDGINQSNINAKVLQTFSIPSHHSPNSRPSSPKSRPNKRSSTPTANSSPASKPKSKPPSPASGEMNLRFLRLSWGHHEGILPSLCG; via the coding sequence ATGCTCGACACCGATACCAAGCGCCGCATCGACACCGCCCGCGACCTCCTCGTGGGGAAGGTCCCCGACCCGAAGTCCCAGGTCGAGCAGATCACCATCGCCCTCATCTACAAGTTCATGGACGACATGGACGCCGAGGCCGAGGAGTTGGGCGGCAAGCGAAAGTTCTTCAGCGGCGAGTATGGGAAGTTCGGCTGGGCCAAGCTAATGCAGCCCGGCATCGGCGGCCACGAGCTCCTCGCCCTATACGCCGACGGCATCGCCAAGATGCCTGAGAACCCCGGCATCCCCGCCCTCTTCCGCGACATCTTCAAAAACGCCTACCTCCCCTACCGCGATCCCGAGACCCTCAAGAGCTTCCTGAAGGTCATCAACGAGTTCTCCTACGACCACAGCGAGCGCCTCGGCGATGCCTTCGAGTATCTCCTCTCCGTGCTCGGCTCGCAGGGAGATGCGGGCCAGTTCCGCACCCCGAGGCACATCATCGACTTCATCGTCGAGATCCTCGCCCCACGGAAGGAAGAAGTCCTCCTCGACCCCTCCTGCGGCACCGCTGGATTCCTCATCTCCGCCTACAAGCATATCCTCCGCTCCAATACGGATGCCAAGGGTCACAACACCCTCACTCCCCAGCAGCGCGGCGAGATGGCCAAGAACTTCAAGGGCTACGACATCTCCCCCGACATGGTCCGGCTCTCGCTGGTGAACCTCTACCTACACGGCTTCACCGATCCCCACATCTTCGAGTACGACACCCTCACCGATGTTGCCCGGTGGAACGAATTCACCGACGTCATCTTGGCCAATCCCCCCTTCATGTCGCCGAAGGGCGGCATCCGCCCACACAACCGCTTCTCCATCCAGGCCAAGCGGAGCGAAGTCCTCTTCGTCGATTACATCGCCGAGCACCTCACCCCGAACGGCCGCGCCGGCATCATCGTCCCAGAGGGCATCATCTTCCAGAGCCAGAACGCCTATAAGGATCTCCGCAAGATGCTCGTCGAGAACTCCCTCGTCGCCGTCATCTCCCTCCCAGCCGGATGCTTCAATCCCTACTCCGGAGTGAAGACCTCTATCCTTCTCCTCGACAAAAGCCTCGCCCGTAAGTCGCAAACCATCGCCTTCTTCAAAGTCGAGAACGACGGCTACGACCTCGGCGCCCAGCGCAGACCAATCCAGAAAAACGACCTCCCGAAGGTTCAGGAAGAACTCGAGAGCTACCTCGCCACCCTCCGCGAGCGAAAAGATCCGAGCGACCTCACGCTCACGACCGCCCTCATCGTCCCCAAAGAAAAAATCGGCGCCAACGGCGACTACAACCTCAGTGGCGAACGCTATCGTGAGGGGGTAAATGGGAACTCTTCATTTCCAATGGTTGCCTTAGGGGAAGTTGCAGAGTTAATCCGAGGAATAACTTTTGGAAAAGCAGATCAGTTGGAGCATGCGACAGAGAACTCCATTTTAGTTGCTACAACAAAAGCGGCTCAACAGAGCGGAATTGTTAAAGAGGATTTGTATCACATTCATAGAAACTTGGTGAAAGACGATTCCAAGCTACTGAGGCCTGGAGACATTCTTATTTCGACAGCAAACAGTCTAAATCTGCTTGGCAGAACAACCCATGTTCAAAGCGTACGGAAGCCAATGTCATTTGGGGCATTCATGTCCGTTATCAGGCCCAGCGACAAGATTCTCGATGGTTATCTCATTCATTGCTTAAGAACTGAGTACGCATTCGACTTTTTCATCAAGAACGCCAACACCACGACAAACATCTCAAACCTCAACTTATCAACGCTAGGAAATCTTCAAATCCCCCTGCCGCCGCTGGACATCCAGTGCGAGATCGTCGCCGAAATCGAAGGCTACCAGAAAGTCATCAACGGCGCCCGCGCCGTCCTCGACAACTACCGCCCCCACATCCCCATCAACCCCGCCTGGCCGATGGTGGAGCTGGGTGAGATCAGTGACAGCTTCCAATATGGAAGCTCCCTTAAATCTCTGGATAGCGGGGATGTCGTCTGCCTTCGAATGGGCAATATTCAAAACGGAGAGATCGATTGGTCTGATCTTAAATTCGCCCCCAAAGACGAAGACCTCGATAAATACCTTCTGTCACCCAATGACGTTTTATTCAACAGGACCAATAGCCCGATACACGTAGGAAAAACCGGCATCTACCGAGGAGGTAGACCTGCTGTTTTCGCTGGCTACCTTATTCGAATCAATTACCAGAAGGACAAAGTTTTGGGTCCTTACTTGAATTGCTGCCTAAACACCAAAGAGGCCAAGGATTTTTGCTCAAGGGTCAAAACGGATGGAATCAACCAATCCAATATTAACGCCAAGGTACTCCAGACATTTTCGATCCCCTCCCACCACTCGCCGAACAGCAGACCATCGTCGCCGAAATCGAGGCCGAACAAGCGCTCGTCAACGCCAACCGCGAACTCATCACCCGCTTCGAAGCCAAAATCCAAACCACCCTCTCCCGCATCTGGGGAGATGAATCTTCGATTTCTTAGGTTATCTTGGGGCCATCATGAAGGCATCCTTCCGAGTCTATGTGGATGA